The following is a genomic window from Spirosoma foliorum.
AAGGGTTGAACAACCTCAAAGGAGTCGATATGGTTACGAGTGGATTGACCTACAAACAAATCAATACACGGGGATTTGCCAGCACTGGTAACAGCCGGTTTTTGCAATTGATTGATGGAATCGATAACCAACCTGCTGGTTTTGGTTTTTCGATGGGGAACCTCTTCGGTCTGAGTGATTTAGATGCAGAAAGTGCTGAATTGGTACCTGGCGCTGCTTCAGCCTTATACGGTCCAGCTGCGTTTAATGGCGCGTTGTTAATGACTAGTAAAGACCCATTCCGGTATCAGGGCTTAAGCGCGCAAGTTAAGATGGGTGTAAATCACATCAATGATTCGAACACTGGAGCGGCTCTGTATCAGGATTATGGCTTTCGATACGCTAAAGCATTTAACAACAAGCTGGCCTTCAAGCTGGTAGCCTCCTACATGAAAGGGCTCGACTGGTTTGCTACAGACTATACAGATGTCGATGCAACCACATCGGCCGATAAGCGTGGTCCAAATAATCCGGCCTATAATGGGTTAAATATCTATGGCGATGAGATAAACCGGACGATTACCGATATCGGCAAAGTATCGCGGACTGGCTATCAGGAGAGATATCTAACGGATTATAACGTTTATAGTCTCAAACTGAATGGCGCCCTTCATTACCGGATTACGCCAGGTTTGGAAGCAATTTATTCCTACAACTTCGCGAAGGGAACAACGAACTACACCGGGAGTAACCGATTCTCTGTCAATGGGTTTTCGCTGATCCAACACCGAATTGAACTGCGCGGCAACAACTTCTTCGTACGTGGTTATACAAACCAAGAGGATTCACACGATTCGTACAATACTCGTTCGTTGGGGCAACAAATTGACCGGACCTGGGTACGCGACCTGAATGGTAATGTCGTAGCGCCAAATCTAGCCGACCAAACCTGGTTCGATCGCTATACGGCGGCCTATCAGGGGAAAATTCAGGGCGTAACGGCGAGTGATCAATCGTCTGCCCGTGCCTTTGCCGATCAGGGACGTTTGCTTCCTGGCTCTGCTGAATATGAACAACAAAAGGCACGCTTGATCGGTATTCAGGGATTGGCTGGCGCTGGTATTCTGAGCCAAACCAATATGTACCATGCTGATGCTCAGTATAATTTCACCTCGGCATTAGCTGCGGCTGGATTGACCGGAACGGAGTTACTGGTAGGCGGTAATTTCCGGGAGTATAGCCTGTTTACCAACGGAACCCTGTTCGATGATAAAGGCGGACGGATTAAGTACAACGAGTTTGGTACGTTTGCCCAATTGAGTAAATCACTACTCGAAAACAAGCTGAAGTTGACTGTATCGGGTCGGTACGACAAGAATCAGAACTTTGCAGGATACTTTACGCCCCGTGGTTCGGCGGTTTTCTCGCCCAACGACCGGCACCATTTCCGGGCGTCATTTCAATCTGGTTTTCGGAACCCAACCCCCAGCGACCAGTTTATTAAACTCAATGTTGGGCCAATCACGATTTTGGGTGGAGCACCGAGCAATAGCGCGGGCATGAATGTCTACGAAAATTCGTTCAACTCGACCAGTATTGGCGGTTTCGTAAACGGCTTCCTGGGCGACGTGGGCAAGGTTGGTCCACAACAGGCTGTTCTGAATAACAAGGACAAACTGGTCAAATCAAATGTACCGTACATCGCTCCCGAACGCGTACAGAGTTTCGAAGTAGGTTATCGTACACTACTAACGAGCCGGTTGTCGCTCGATGCCAATTATTACTATGGCGCCTATCGCAATTTCATCCTGAATACGGTAGTTATTCGCCCCAATAGTCCCGCTTTAGCATCTGATGGTAGTATCAACCCCGCAGCGGCACAGGATATCCTGAACTCAAACTATCAGGCATTCCAGCTTTACACCAACGCCCCCGACCGCGTTACGGCGCAGGGTGCAACGCTCGGTTTGACGTATGCTACTGCTGGCGGATATACACTGACAGGTAACGGAACCTGGTCGGACTTTAACCTGAAAAACGCTGATCCAAACAATATTCCGGCGTTCAACACTCCCCGTTTCAAAACGAACGTGACGCTTGGTCATCGGAATATTGCCCCAAATCTTGGCTTCAATATCGCCTGGCATTGGCAGGACGCTTTCGATTGGGTAGGCTCGTTTAACGACCTGCGTCCGGGCCGAATTCAGGCGTATAGCCTACTTGATGCTCAGGTAACGCTCAAGCTGCCTACGTATAAAACCTTACTAAAAATTGGTGCATCGAACTTGACGAATCAGTACATCGTACAGGCGTATGGCTCACCAGCCGTAGGTGGTCTGTATTATGTGTCGCTCACGTTTGATCAGGGATTACGACGATAAATTATCAACCTAAATCGCTATGGAAACAGCCCAGATTTCTGTTAATCAAGAGCAACATACCAAGTTGCCCTGGGTAGCTTTTAGCCTCTGTATGGTGGCTTATCTGTTCGGGGGGACGGCCAGCACACTTATGGCAACGTATTTACCCGTGGCTATTCCTCAACTGCTTGGTGGCCACGCTTCGCCAGAGAAGTTGGGCGAAATTGGGGCATGGGTAAGCGCGGCCTTTCTCTACGGCTGGATGATTGGCGGGTTTTTGTTTGGCCCATTAGCGGATACGATTGGACGTGTGCGGGCGCTGGGTTTGGCAACTGCCTTGTGTGGTGGGGCTATGCTTGCCACCACTGTAGTGCCGAATGAGTATGTTTTGCTGCTCCTACGGGCACTGACCGGCGCTGGAGTTGGTGGAGTTTTGTTAGTGTCAACCGTCTATTTATCTGAAGTCTGGCCTGCTCAGTCGCGCCCTGTTGCGCTGGGTGTACTGGCAACGGCCTTTCCGGTTGGTATTGTTGCCACGGGTGGGCTGGCAAGTAATTTCAGTGACTGGCGAGTGGCCTTTAGTATCGGTGTGTTGCCCGTAGCGATTTCTATACTGATTGCACTTTTTCTTCCCGAGTCGGCGAGCTGGCAGCAAGGACGTAATCAAACGAAAGCGCATACCGACAAACTATTTAATGTCGAGAATAAGGCCAATGTGATCAGCGGAGCCATCATTTTTGGGTCAGTGTTGATTGGCCTGTGGGGTATTTTTTCGTGGATACCAACCTGGGTACAATCGCTATTGCCTCCTGGTCAGACGGGGCAGGCCGAGCGGGGTATTACCATGATGCTCTTGGGTATGGGCGGTATTCTGGGTGGAGTTGCCTCCGGGTTTCTGGTGTCTCGCCTTGGCCCTCGGCAAACCTTATTGTTTACGTTCGGAGGGTGTATACTAGCCTGTGGTTTACTCTTTTTGACTAATCGTACATTTTCTCCGGTCGTTTATGGCGAATTGGCATTGCTTTCGCTGTTCTTTGGTATAAGTCAGGGATCGTTGTCAAGTTACGTGCCAACCTTATTTCCGGCAACAATTCGAGGCACGGCTACTGGATTCTGCTTTAACGTCGGGCGGTTGTTTACGGCTACGGCTGTGCTGTTCATTGGCGCATTGACAGCCGGACTAGGTGGAATTGGTAACGCATTAGTTGTTTTTTCAGCTGCTTTCCTGATTGCCTTCGGTGCGATCTGGGTGCGCAAATAGAGTCTTTTTTTAATGGATAATGGACAATGAATAATGGGCAATGTGTTGATTGTTAGTCTGTTGATATCAGTCATTTTACATTATTCATTATCCATTATTAATAAACCATCAACTCAGTTATTCACTAAAAATCATTAACGTATGCCCCATATCCCGCTTCCAGATGGTGTTCCAGGTATTCGGAGTTTAGTGATGTATCGGCCCGATACGGGTCAGCATCTCTACGATCTGGCACAGGCTTTACTACGATCTGGCTCTCCCGATAGTACGCTATCGGATGCCGAACGAGAACTGATTGCCGCATTCGTGTCAAAGCAGAATCAGACAGCATTCTGTATGAATAGTCATGCCGCTGCGTCTCGCTACCTCTATGCCGATCAGCGCGATCTGGTTGATTTGACTCTGAGCGATCCAACGGCAGCTCCTATCTCGGCAAAGTTGAAGGCATTGGTAGCAATTGCCGGTCATGTGCAGGCCGATGCTCGTACTGTTTCGAATGATCTGGTGGCTGCAGCTCGCGCTGAGGGTGCTACGGATGGCGATATTCATGATACCGTACTAATTGCCGCGTCGTTCTGCATGTATAATCGCTACGTAGACGGTCTGGCAACGCTAACCCCCACCGATCCAGCAGCTTACGAGGCTATGGGCGAGCGGATGGGAACCCTCGGCTATCAATTACCAAAAGCAACGGCTAGCGATGT
Proteins encoded in this region:
- a CDS encoding TonB-dependent receptor; the encoded protein is MRYTELLILLAIHFLVSWSALAQSRRVTGTVKDSETGQPLAGASVLVKGQLNGAVADANGQFSLPTSQRGATTLLISMVGHEAQTVVVADGNQTVDVKLRIATNSLQDVVVAASRVEESILRAPVTVEKMDSRAIRETPSATFYEGLNNLKGVDMVTSGLTYKQINTRGFASTGNSRFLQLIDGIDNQPAGFGFSMGNLFGLSDLDAESAELVPGAASALYGPAAFNGALLMTSKDPFRYQGLSAQVKMGVNHINDSNTGAALYQDYGFRYAKAFNNKLAFKLVASYMKGLDWFATDYTDVDATTSADKRGPNNPAYNGLNIYGDEINRTITDIGKVSRTGYQERYLTDYNVYSLKLNGALHYRITPGLEAIYSYNFAKGTTNYTGSNRFSVNGFSLIQHRIELRGNNFFVRGYTNQEDSHDSYNTRSLGQQIDRTWVRDLNGNVVAPNLADQTWFDRYTAAYQGKIQGVTASDQSSARAFADQGRLLPGSAEYEQQKARLIGIQGLAGAGILSQTNMYHADAQYNFTSALAAAGLTGTELLVGGNFREYSLFTNGTLFDDKGGRIKYNEFGTFAQLSKSLLENKLKLTVSGRYDKNQNFAGYFTPRGSAVFSPNDRHHFRASFQSGFRNPTPSDQFIKLNVGPITILGGAPSNSAGMNVYENSFNSTSIGGFVNGFLGDVGKVGPQQAVLNNKDKLVKSNVPYIAPERVQSFEVGYRTLLTSRLSLDANYYYGAYRNFILNTVVIRPNSPALASDGSINPAAAQDILNSNYQAFQLYTNAPDRVTAQGATLGLTYATAGGYTLTGNGTWSDFNLKNADPNNIPAFNTPRFKTNVTLGHRNIAPNLGFNIAWHWQDAFDWVGSFNDLRPGRIQAYSLLDAQVTLKLPTYKTLLKIGASNLTNQYIVQAYGSPAVGGLYYVSLTFDQGLRR
- a CDS encoding MFS transporter, which codes for METAQISVNQEQHTKLPWVAFSLCMVAYLFGGTASTLMATYLPVAIPQLLGGHASPEKLGEIGAWVSAAFLYGWMIGGFLFGPLADTIGRVRALGLATALCGGAMLATTVVPNEYVLLLLRALTGAGVGGVLLVSTVYLSEVWPAQSRPVALGVLATAFPVGIVATGGLASNFSDWRVAFSIGVLPVAISILIALFLPESASWQQGRNQTKAHTDKLFNVENKANVISGAIIFGSVLIGLWGIFSWIPTWVQSLLPPGQTGQAERGITMMLLGMGGILGGVASGFLVSRLGPRQTLLFTFGGCILACGLLFLTNRTFSPVVYGELALLSLFFGISQGSLSSYVPTLFPATIRGTATGFCFNVGRLFTATAVLFIGALTAGLGGIGNALVVFSAAFLIAFGAIWVRK
- a CDS encoding carboxymuconolactone decarboxylase family protein, which produces MPHIPLPDGVPGIRSLVMYRPDTGQHLYDLAQALLRSGSPDSTLSDAERELIAAFVSKQNQTAFCMNSHAAASRYLYADQRDLVDLTLSDPTAAPISAKLKALVAIAGHVQADARTVSNDLVAAARAEGATDGDIHDTVLIAASFCMYNRYVDGLATLTPTDPAAYEAMGERMGTLGYQLPKATASDVASPVTNLS